The region CAGATGACTCAAAAGTCTCTACCCAACTCCTTGTCTCTATACTTGAAGAAACGAGTGATATTCAAGTAATTGCCACAGCTAAAGATGGGATTGAAGCAATTCAACTGACAAAACAACTTAGACCTGATCTCATTACCATGGATATTTTTATGCCGAATATGGATGGGATTGAAGCCACACGAACTATTATGGCAGATTGTCCTACGCCTATTATCATCATAAGTTCGCAATATAATAAAAATATGGCTGAGAGTAGCTTTAATGCATTGGAAGCAGGCGCTTTATCCATTATTGAAAAACCTAGTCCCTCTTCAAATGATTTTGCAGAAGCTAAAAGATTTATTCTTAATTCGATACGTGCCTTAGCTGGCGTCCCTGTGGTAACACGAAAACGAACTCTACCATTAGATTCAGTCTCGGCGGTACCTAAAATAGAACAAACTTTTAAGATTTTAGCTCTAGGCTCATCTACAGGAGGTCCTGCAGCACTGAATTGTATATTGCAAGGCTTGCCAGCTGATTTCAATATTCCGATTGTCATAACTCAGCATATTACGAAAGGATTTTTAGAGGGATTAATTAGCTGGCTGCAATATCAGACTTCATTAAAATTAGAAGTTGCTAAACACAATCAAATGCTTAAACCTGGGCACGTCTATTTTGCACCAGATAATTTTCATCTGACTATCACAAAAGGCTTAGAGCCGATTGCGATACTAAAAGATAGTATTCCAATTAACCATTTTAAACCTTCTGCAAACGTATTATTTACATCCGTTGCAGAAAGTTATCCAAAGGAAGCTATAGGAGGTATTTTAACTGGTATGGGTCGAGATGGAGCTATAGGACTACTTTTGATGAAGAAAGCTGGCTGCTACACTTTTGCTCAATCGAAATCTACTTCTGTCGTATTTGGTATGCCTGGAGCCGCTGTGGAAATGCAAGCGATTAATAAAATCATTGATCTTGAGCAAATTTCCAAATTTTTAGCTAAAATTTGTAAATAATGGAGGAGAAATGAAAATTTTAATCATGGATGACAGTGCTACTGCGCGTGCTTTATTTAAAGCTTGTTTTCGCAATAAACCAAATTATGAAATCATTGAAGCAAAACAGATAAATGAAGCGTTAGAAAAAGCCAAAATGAATCAAATGGATTTAATTGTTCTAGATTATAATATGCCCGATCTTACCGGGAGTGAAGTTGCCCAAATAATGAAAAAAAATGGTGTAAAAGGGCAATTTGTTCTCTTAACAGCTAATACACAACAATCTGTTATTGATGAAGCAAAAGCTTTAGGCTTTTTAGATGTGATTGAAAAGCCCATTTCTCCAGAAAGTATTGATTCATTATTAGCAAGGTTAACATGATCCTTACAGCAAGCCAGGAAGACGCTCTTAAAGAGATTGGGAATATCGGGGTGAGTAAAGCAGCCAAACAATTAGCTTCATTACTGCAATCACCGATTAAAATTTCAATTCCTGAAATATCTTTTGTGAAATTACAAGAAATTAATAACGTTGGGCCAAAAGATGAAGCCTTTTCTTTTGTTTACCAGTTGCTTTCAGAAGATTTACAAGGCTACGTTGCTTTAGCGTTTAAACGTGAACAAACAAACCTGTTAACGATGTCGGTTTTGGGCAAAATTCCCCAGCTGACTCAAGAAGAGGCTCGAGCATGTGAACAAGAAGCTCTATTAGAAATCGGCAATATTATTATCAGTTCATGTATTACTGCGATAGTAGATTTAACATCAAAAAAAGTGGGCTTAACTTTACCCTATTATGATGAAAATAATATTGTGACTTTGCTGAAAAATCTATGTACTTCTTTCCCTAATCTATTAGATGAGGTGCTTATTGTATCTACAATTTTAGATATGCAAAAAGATACGCTTTCAGGACATTTATTTTTAGTTTTAACTAAAGACTCTACTAAAACTTTATTAATAGCAATTAAAGAATTGATTGATGAAAACAATTAACCAAACTGTTTTTGAAAAAATTTATAATAGCTTACCTTTTGGCCTTATGATTGTCGATAAGGCGCTTACAATTAAATCATGGAATGCATGGTTAAAAGATAACACTCAGATTCCTGAAGAACAGGCTATTGGAAAATCTTTAAACTCCATTTTTGGTGAAAGTTACTTTAGCTCTCGTTTTAACTGGGCCTTAGAACAAGTGCTCAACTACAGTCATCCACAAATTTTATCGTCTATGCTGAATGAATACCTTGTTCCTGTTTCAATTGTTAAAGGCCCATTTGGGGAGCTGGATAAAATGCAGCAGGAAGTTTATATTTTGCCCATTGATGATGATGACAATATGGCATTAATAATAATTAAAGATGTCACTCAAAGAGTTCACTTAAAAAATACGCTTATGGCAATCGCTGCAAAATTTGAACAAAGCAGTTTCGTAGATATGCTTACTGGCTGTTATAATAGACGTTTCCTTTATAAATATTTAGACGCAGAATTAAGTAATGCCATACGGGGCGGTTATAATATCTTTTGCTTCATGTTTGACATCGACTTTTTCAAAAAAATTAACGATGAGCTTGGTCATGACGCAGGCGATGAGGTATTAAAATCTTTTGCTAAGATAGTACGCTCTCTTATACGCCCCAATGATTATTTCTTTCGCTATGGCGGTGAGGAATTCATCTCAATAAGCTCACGACTTAACATTCAAGATGCGATAACTATAGCCCAGCGTATACTAAGAGAACTGGAGGGCACGAAAAAACATGGTAGTGTTAAAAAACAATTAACCTGCAGTTGTGGTATATCTTATTGGACAACTGCTTATCCTCTCATTTCGGGGGAAGAGCTAATTAGTTTAGCGGATATTGAGTTGTATAAAGCTAAATCTCGCG is a window of Legionella busanensis DNA encoding:
- a CDS encoding chemotaxis protein CheC — protein: MILTASQEDALKEIGNIGVSKAAKQLASLLQSPIKISIPEISFVKLQEINNVGPKDEAFSFVYQLLSEDLQGYVALAFKREQTNLLTMSVLGKIPQLTQEEARACEQEALLEIGNIIISSCITAIVDLTSKKVGLTLPYYDENNIVTLLKNLCTSFPNLLDEVLIVSTILDMQKDTLSGHLFLVLTKDSTKTLLIAIKELIDENN
- a CDS encoding response regulator; translated protein: MKILIMDDSATARALFKACFRNKPNYEIIEAKQINEALEKAKMNQMDLIVLDYNMPDLTGSEVAQIMKKNGVKGQFVLLTANTQQSVIDEAKALGFLDVIEKPISPESIDSLLARLT
- a CDS encoding sensor domain-containing diguanylate cyclase, giving the protein MKTINQTVFEKIYNSLPFGLMIVDKALTIKSWNAWLKDNTQIPEEQAIGKSLNSIFGESYFSSRFNWALEQVLNYSHPQILSSMLNEYLVPVSIVKGPFGELDKMQQEVYILPIDDDDNMALIIIKDVTQRVHLKNTLMAIAAKFEQSSFVDMLTGCYNRRFLYKYLDAELSNAIRGGYNIFCFMFDIDFFKKINDELGHDAGDEVLKSFAKIVRSLIRPNDYFFRYGGEEFISISSRLNIQDAITIAQRILRELEGTKKHGSVKKQLTCSCGISYWTTAYPLISGEELISLADIELYKAKSRGRNCISIDDRIV
- the cheB gene encoding chemotaxis-specific protein-glutamate methyltransferase CheB; the encoded protein is MNKPIKVLIADDSKVSTQLLVSILEETSDIQVIATAKDGIEAIQLTKQLRPDLITMDIFMPNMDGIEATRTIMADCPTPIIIISSQYNKNMAESSFNALEAGALSIIEKPSPSSNDFAEAKRFILNSIRALAGVPVVTRKRTLPLDSVSAVPKIEQTFKILALGSSTGGPAALNCILQGLPADFNIPIVITQHITKGFLEGLISWLQYQTSLKLEVAKHNQMLKPGHVYFAPDNFHLTITKGLEPIAILKDSIPINHFKPSANVLFTSVAESYPKEAIGGILTGMGRDGAIGLLLMKKAGCYTFAQSKSTSVVFGMPGAAVEMQAINKIIDLEQISKFLAKICK